In the genome of Mycobacterium kansasii ATCC 12478, one region contains:
- the trhA gene encoding PAQR family membrane homeostasis protein TrhA, giving the protein MSSQASTATAAAPDSHGLTPSNAAHHIVEGVTRALTKPRFRGWIHVYSAGTAVFAGASLVAVSWAVSSTEAGLATLAYIMATVVMFTVSATYHRVNWESPSARAWMKRADHSMIFVFIAGSYTPFALLALPGHAGRVVLSIVWGGAIAGVLLKMCWPTAPRWVGVPLYLLLGWVAVWYTATILHNAGVTALVLLFVGGALYSIGGILYAVRWPDPWPSTFGYHEFFHACTAVAAICHYIAMWFVVF; this is encoded by the coding sequence ATGAGCAGCCAGGCCAGCACGGCTACCGCCGCAGCACCCGACTCACACGGGCTCACGCCGTCCAATGCTGCCCACCACATCGTCGAGGGCGTGACCCGGGCCCTGACCAAACCCCGCTTCCGGGGCTGGATCCACGTCTACTCGGCCGGTACCGCCGTTTTCGCAGGGGCGTCGCTGGTCGCGGTCTCGTGGGCCGTCAGTTCCACCGAGGCCGGGCTGGCGACGTTGGCCTACATCATGGCCACCGTGGTGATGTTCACCGTCAGCGCCACCTACCACCGAGTCAACTGGGAATCCCCGTCGGCCCGCGCCTGGATGAAGCGCGCCGATCATTCCATGATCTTCGTGTTCATCGCGGGCAGCTATACGCCGTTTGCGCTATTGGCCCTGCCGGGCCATGCCGGGCGAGTGGTGTTGTCGATCGTGTGGGGTGGCGCGATCGCCGGGGTCCTGCTGAAGATGTGCTGGCCGACCGCGCCCCGCTGGGTCGGCGTGCCCCTCTATCTCCTGCTGGGCTGGGTGGCCGTCTGGTACACCGCGACGATCCTGCACAACGCGGGGGTGACGGCGCTGGTGTTGCTGTTCGTCGGCGGCGCGTTGTACAGCATTGGCGGCATTCTCTACGCGGTACGGTGGCCAGACCCGTGGCCGTCGACGTTCGGCTATCACGAATTCTTCCACGCCTGCACCGCGGTCGCGGCGATCTGCCATTACATCGCGATGTGGTTTGTGGTGTTCTAG
- a CDS encoding nuclear transport factor 2 family protein, which translates to MPHRTDRAQAIADTVHRYIAVLNDGGVEDLVSFYATDATLEDPVGGEVHIGTHAIRGFYSAIAGLERVCELVSLRVSGNEAAFQFRLTVTAGDDAMRVEPIEVMVFDDRGKVTAMKAYWSADDVTRL; encoded by the coding sequence ATGCCGCACCGCACCGACAGAGCCCAGGCGATCGCTGACACCGTCCACCGTTACATCGCGGTGCTCAACGACGGCGGCGTGGAGGACTTGGTCAGCTTCTACGCCACCGACGCCACTCTCGAGGATCCCGTCGGTGGGGAGGTGCACATCGGCACGCACGCAATCCGCGGCTTCTATTCGGCGATCGCCGGGCTCGAGCGGGTATGTGAGTTGGTGTCGCTGCGGGTGTCCGGCAACGAGGCAGCGTTCCAGTTTCGGCTGACCGTGACGGCGGGTGACGACGCAATGCGGGTGGAGCCCATCGAAGTGATGGTTTTCGACGACCGCGGCAAGGTCACCGCGATGAAGGCGTACTGGTCGGCCGACGACGTCACCCGGCTCTAG
- a CDS encoding thioredoxin domain-containing protein codes for MTPADPSGANTLAAATSPYLRQHADNPVHWQQWTPQALAEAAARDVPILLSVGYAACHWCHVMAHESFADDEVAAAMNAGFVCIKVDREERPDIDAVYMNATVALTGQGGWPMTCFLTSDGRPFFCGTYYPKDAFLQLLSAISETWEQRRDEVERASDHIVGELRSMASGLPGGGPDVAPQLCDHAVAVVLGDQDTAHGGWGRAPKFPPSALLEGLLRHYERTGSLAALQAVSRTGTAMARGGIYDQLAGGFARYSVDNAWVVPHFEKMLYDNALLLRAYAHWARRTGDPLARRITDETARFLLEELADGDMFTSSLDADADGREGSTYVWTPAELTEVLGADDGRWATEVFAVSRSGTFEHGASVLQLLRDPDDRQRFERIKGALLAARLTRAQPGRDDKVVTSWNGLAVTALSEAGVALPEPRLVQAAQRCVTALLDLHVVDGRLRRASLGGVVGDSAAILEDHAMLATGLLALYQLTSDAAWLTAASGLLDTALQHFADPQHPGRWFDTADDAEQLMLRPADPLDGATPSGASSIAEALLTAAHLVGPGRAQRYLQAATDTLREHSVLLARAPRSAGHWLSVAEAAVRGPLQIAVAYADPQSPLLAAARRLAPGGAIVIGGRMGSSALLIDRDRVGGADAAYVCRGRVCDLPVTSSDELAAALRPPG; via the coding sequence ATGACCCCGGCTGACCCGTCCGGAGCCAATACCCTGGCGGCTGCCACCAGCCCTTACTTGCGTCAGCACGCCGACAACCCGGTGCACTGGCAACAGTGGACCCCGCAGGCACTGGCCGAGGCGGCCGCGCGCGACGTGCCGATTCTGCTGTCGGTGGGCTACGCCGCCTGCCACTGGTGTCACGTGATGGCCCACGAATCCTTCGCCGATGACGAGGTGGCCGCCGCGATGAACGCCGGATTCGTCTGCATCAAGGTCGATCGCGAGGAACGGCCGGACATCGACGCGGTCTACATGAACGCCACCGTCGCGCTGACCGGGCAGGGCGGCTGGCCGATGACCTGTTTCCTCACCTCCGACGGCCGGCCCTTTTTCTGCGGCACCTACTACCCGAAAGATGCTTTTCTGCAACTGCTTTCGGCCATATCCGAGACCTGGGAGCAGCGCCGCGACGAGGTCGAACGGGCCTCGGACCATATCGTCGGCGAGCTGCGCTCGATGGCGTCCGGCCTGCCCGGCGGCGGGCCGGACGTTGCGCCGCAGTTGTGCGATCACGCCGTGGCGGTGGTGCTGGGTGACCAGGACACGGCTCACGGCGGCTGGGGCAGGGCGCCAAAATTCCCGCCGTCGGCGTTGCTCGAAGGGCTGCTACGACACTACGAGCGCACCGGTTCCTTGGCGGCGCTTCAGGCGGTGTCGCGCACCGGCACCGCGATGGCCCGGGGCGGTATCTACGACCAACTCGCCGGCGGCTTCGCCCGATACAGCGTCGACAACGCTTGGGTGGTACCGCATTTCGAGAAGATGCTGTACGACAACGCGCTGTTGCTGCGCGCCTACGCACACTGGGCCCGGCGCACCGGGGATCCGCTGGCCCGCCGAATCACCGACGAGACCGCGCGATTCTTGCTCGAGGAGCTGGCCGACGGTGACATGTTCACGTCGTCGCTGGATGCCGATGCAGACGGCCGCGAGGGCTCGACATACGTGTGGACCCCCGCGGAGCTGACCGAGGTGCTCGGCGCCGACGACGGGCGTTGGGCGACAGAGGTTTTCGCCGTCAGCCGGTCCGGCACCTTCGAGCACGGGGCCTCGGTGCTGCAGCTACTCAGGGATCCCGACGACCGGCAGCGTTTCGAGCGGATCAAGGGCGCGTTATTGGCGGCCCGGCTCACCCGTGCCCAGCCCGGGCGCGACGACAAGGTCGTCACCTCCTGGAACGGGCTGGCCGTCACCGCGCTGTCCGAGGCCGGCGTGGCATTGCCGGAGCCACGACTGGTGCAAGCCGCGCAGCGCTGCGTGACCGCCCTGCTGGACTTGCACGTCGTTGACGGCCGGTTGCGGCGTGCCAGTCTGGGCGGGGTGGTGGGCGACAGCGCCGCCATCTTGGAGGACCACGCCATGCTGGCCACCGGTCTGCTGGCGCTGTACCAACTGACCTCCGATGCGGCCTGGCTAACGGCGGCTAGCGGCCTGCTCGATACCGCGTTGCAGCACTTTGCCGACCCGCAGCATCCCGGCCGGTGGTTCGACACCGCCGACGATGCCGAGCAGCTGATGTTGCGGCCGGCCGACCCGCTGGACGGGGCGACACCGTCCGGCGCGTCGTCGATCGCCGAGGCGTTGCTGACCGCCGCGCACTTGGTCGGGCCGGGCCGCGCCCAGCGTTATTTGCAGGCGGCCACAGACACGCTGCGCGAACATTCGGTTTTGCTGGCCCGTGCGCCACGGTCGGCCGGTCACTGGCTGTCGGTCGCCGAGGCGGCGGTGCGCGGGCCGCTGCAGATCGCGGTCGCGTATGCCGATCCGCAGTCACCGTTGTTGGCCGCCGCCCGCCGACTCGCGCCCGGAGGGGCGATCGTCATCGGTGGCCGGATGGGCTCGTCGGCGCTGCTGATCGACCGGGACCGGGTGGGTGGTGCCGACGCGGCTTACGTGTGCCGGGGACGAGTCTGTGACCTGCCGGTGACCAGCTCAGACGAACTCGCCGCCGCTCTGCGACCGCCGGGATAG
- the mca gene encoding mycothiol conjugate amidase Mca, whose protein sequence is MSELRLMAVHAHPDDESSKGAATLARYADEGHRVLVVTLTGGERGEILNPAMDLPDVHGHISEIRRDEMAKAAEILGVEHTWLGFVDSGLPKGDPPPPLPEGCFALVPLEESIEALVRVVREFRPHVITTYDENGGYPHPDHIRCHQVSIGAYEAAGDYRRFPDAGEPWTVSKLYYIHGFLRERMRILQEEFIKRGQEGPFAKWLEHWHPDHDPFANRVTTRVDCSKYFAQRDDALRAHATQIDPNAEFFAAPLSWQQELWPTEEFELARSRVPVRLPETELFAGIEPDQ, encoded by the coding sequence GTGAGCGAACTGCGGTTGATGGCGGTGCACGCCCACCCCGACGACGAGTCCAGTAAGGGCGCGGCCACGCTTGCCCGCTACGCCGACGAGGGCCATCGGGTGTTGGTGGTGACCTTGACCGGCGGCGAGCGCGGCGAAATTCTCAACCCGGCGATGGACCTGCCCGACGTGCATGGCCACATCTCGGAGATCCGCCGCGACGAGATGGCCAAGGCCGCCGAGATCCTCGGTGTGGAGCACACCTGGCTGGGCTTCGTCGACTCCGGACTGCCCAAGGGTGACCCGCCACCACCGCTGCCCGAAGGCTGCTTTGCGCTGGTCCCGCTGGAGGAGTCGATCGAGGCGCTTGTGCGGGTGGTCCGGGAATTCCGGCCGCACGTCATCACCACCTACGACGAGAACGGTGGGTACCCGCATCCGGATCACATTCGTTGCCATCAGGTCTCGATCGGCGCCTACGAGGCAGCGGGCGACTACCGTCGATTCCCGGATGCCGGTGAGCCGTGGACGGTGTCCAAGCTGTACTACATCCACGGCTTTTTGCGGGAGCGGATGCGAATTTTGCAGGAGGAGTTCATCAAGCGCGGCCAGGAGGGTCCCTTCGCGAAGTGGCTCGAGCACTGGCATCCCGACCACGATCCCTTTGCCAACCGGGTGACGACGCGCGTGGATTGCTCTAAGTACTTCGCTCAGCGTGACGACGCGCTGCGCGCACACGCCACCCAAATCGACCCGAACGCCGAGTTCTTCGCCGCTCCGCTGTCCTGGCAGCAGGAGCTATGGCCGACCGAGGAATTCGAATTGGCGCGCTCGCGCGTGCCCGTTCGCCTGCCGGAGACGGAGTTGTTCGCCGGGATCGAGCCGGACCAGTGA
- a CDS encoding (2Z,6E)-farnesyl diphosphate synthase: MEIIPPRLKEPLYRIYELRLRQGLAATRSELPRHIAVLCDGNRRWARSAGYEDVSYGYRMGAAKIAEMLRWCQDAGIEMTTVYLLSTENLQRDPDELAGLIEIITDVVEEICAPANRWSVRTVGDLGLIGEEPARRVRDAVESTPETASFHVNVAVGYGGRREIVDAVRALLSKELANGASAEELVDAVTEDGISENLYTSGQPDPDLVIRTSGEQRLSGFLLWQSAYSEMWFTEAHWPAFRRVDFLRALRDYSQRHRRYGK, encoded by the coding sequence GTGGAGATCATCCCGCCGCGGCTCAAAGAGCCGTTGTATCGGATTTACGAGCTTCGGTTGCGGCAGGGTCTGGCCGCCACTCGATCCGAATTGCCGAGACACATCGCTGTGCTGTGCGACGGCAACCGCCGGTGGGCGCGCAGCGCGGGTTACGAGGACGTCAGCTACGGCTACCGGATGGGTGCCGCCAAGATTGCCGAGATGCTGCGGTGGTGCCAGGACGCCGGCATCGAGATGACCACCGTCTACCTGCTTTCCACCGAGAACCTCCAGCGTGATCCCGATGAGCTCGCCGGACTGATCGAGATCATCACCGACGTCGTCGAGGAGATCTGTGCCCCGGCCAACCGCTGGAGTGTGCGTACCGTCGGCGATCTGGGGCTGATCGGGGAGGAGCCGGCCCGCCGGGTGCGCGACGCTGTGGAATCGACCCCCGAGACGGCGTCGTTCCACGTCAACGTCGCGGTGGGCTACGGCGGGCGCCGGGAGATCGTCGACGCGGTTCGGGCGTTGTTGAGCAAAGAATTGGCCAACGGCGCCAGTGCCGAAGAGCTCGTCGACGCGGTGACCGAAGACGGCATTTCCGAAAATCTCTACACATCGGGCCAACCTGACCCGGATTTGGTGATTCGCACCTCAGGCGAGCAACGCCTGTCCGGTTTCCTGCTGTGGCAAAGCGCATATTCGGAGATGTGGTTCACCGAAGCGCACTGGCCCGCGTTTCGCCGGGTCGATTTTCTGCGCGCGCTGCGCGATTACAGCCAGCGCCATCGGCGGTACGGCAAGTAA
- the greA gene encoding transcription elongation factor GreA: protein MTDTQVTWLTQESHDRLKAELDQLIANRPIIAAEINDRREEGDLRENGGYHAAREEQGQQEARIRQLQDLLSNAKVGEAPTQSGVALPGSVVKVYYNGDESDTETFLIATRQEGVNDGKLEVYSPNSPLGGALIDAKVGETRSYKVPNGNTVEVTLVSAEPYHS from the coding sequence ATGACGGATACTCAGGTGACCTGGTTGACCCAGGAGTCACATGACCGACTCAAGGCCGAGCTCGATCAGTTGATTGCGAATCGTCCGATCATCGCCGCCGAAATCAACGACCGCCGCGAGGAAGGTGACCTGCGCGAAAACGGCGGGTACCACGCCGCTCGCGAAGAGCAAGGCCAGCAGGAAGCTCGCATCCGTCAGCTACAGGACCTGCTCAGCAATGCCAAGGTCGGCGAAGCGCCCACGCAGTCCGGGGTGGCCCTGCCCGGCTCGGTCGTCAAGGTCTACTACAACGGCGACGAGTCCGACACCGAAACGTTCCTGATCGCCACCCGCCAGGAGGGCGTCAACGACGGCAAGCTCGAGGTCTACTCGCCGAATTCACCGCTGGGCGGCGCGCTGATCGACGCCAAGGTCGGTGAGACCCGCAGCTACAAGGTGCCCAACGGCAACACCGTCGAGGTCACCCTGGTCAGCGCGGAGCCGTATCACTCCTAA
- a CDS encoding DUF4307 domain-containing protein, which translates to MKPVPVSRPEARYGRARLSSRSRRRLAIALSAVAVAAGLAVAFVAYQRIGTNAVTGSLAAYRVIDNETASVTISVTRKDPSQPVDCIVRVRAHDGSETGRREVLVAPSDQNTVQVTTTLKSSKPPVMADIYGCGTDVPAYLRSS; encoded by the coding sequence ATGAAACCAGTACCCGTTTCCCGTCCCGAAGCCCGCTACGGGCGAGCACGGCTGTCCAGCCGGTCGCGGCGCCGCCTGGCCATCGCCTTGTCGGCGGTGGCCGTGGCGGCCGGATTGGCCGTGGCCTTCGTCGCCTACCAACGGATCGGCACCAATGCCGTCACCGGCTCGCTGGCCGCCTACCGGGTGATCGACAACGAAACAGCATCGGTGACGATCAGCGTGACCCGCAAAGACCCGTCGCAACCCGTGGACTGCATTGTGCGGGTTCGCGCCCACGACGGCAGCGAGACGGGTCGGCGCGAAGTGCTGGTGGCACCGTCGGATCAGAACACCGTGCAGGTGACGACGACGCTGAAATCGAGCAAGCCGCCGGTGATGGCGGACATATATGGTTGCGGCACAGACGTGCCCGCATACCTGCGCTCGTCTTGA
- a CDS encoding methyltransferase — MAAKLPPAGVVRIVETVRHHLGRLHRGLVPAPVALMEMILQAWAAQAITVAADLGIADALANGPMTADELAAAVGADADALSRLLRALIGRGIFRRCRDGRYALTPLADALRSDADVSLAGMARFVGAPAHREHWSRLTDAVRSGHTVVPALRGKPFFDYLASEPALTEIFNQAMTSSSELSIAPVVAAYDFSDCGTVVDVGGGHGRLLAAVLTSAPQARGILFDLGHVVAGAPDLLSEHLVADRVRIEAGSFFDEIPTGGDAYVLKHIIHDWPDDDAVRILRNVRAAAAAGTKVLLIEQVIPPHDREFMGKWVDLEMLLLADARERTAEEYSRLLGRAGFRMTRVVATASPYSLVEGIAV; from the coding sequence ATGGCAGCAAAGCTTCCGCCGGCCGGGGTCGTGCGGATCGTCGAGACGGTGCGGCATCACCTCGGTCGACTGCATCGCGGCCTGGTTCCGGCACCGGTCGCCCTGATGGAAATGATCCTGCAGGCCTGGGCGGCTCAGGCGATCACCGTCGCCGCGGACCTCGGTATCGCCGACGCGCTCGCCAATGGGCCGATGACCGCCGATGAACTCGCGGCAGCCGTCGGCGCCGATGCCGACGCCCTCAGCCGGCTACTGCGGGCCCTGATCGGACGCGGTATCTTCCGGCGATGCCGCGATGGCCGCTACGCCTTGACCCCGCTGGCGGACGCTCTTCGCAGCGATGCCGACGTGTCGTTGGCCGGGATGGCTCGATTTGTCGGTGCTCCTGCTCATCGAGAGCACTGGAGCCGGCTCACGGATGCGGTGCGCAGCGGCCACACCGTCGTCCCGGCATTGCGCGGCAAGCCGTTCTTCGACTATCTCGCCAGTGAACCGGCGCTCACCGAAATCTTCAACCAGGCCATGACAAGTTCGTCGGAACTGTCGATTGCGCCGGTGGTCGCCGCCTATGACTTCAGCGACTGTGGGACCGTCGTCGACGTCGGTGGCGGACATGGTCGGCTGTTGGCCGCGGTCCTGACGTCGGCGCCGCAGGCACGTGGCATCCTGTTCGACCTTGGCCACGTGGTTGCCGGAGCCCCCGACCTGCTTTCCGAACACCTGGTCGCGGACCGGGTTCGGATCGAAGCTGGTTCGTTCTTCGACGAGATACCGACCGGCGGCGACGCCTACGTCCTCAAGCACATCATCCACGACTGGCCCGACGACGACGCGGTGCGAATCCTTCGCAACGTCCGTGCGGCGGCGGCAGCGGGCACGAAGGTCTTGCTCATCGAGCAGGTGATTCCGCCGCACGACCGGGAATTCATGGGTAAATGGGTCGACCTGGAGATGCTGCTGCTCGCGGACGCGCGCGAACGCACCGCCGAAGAGTACAGCCGACTCCTGGGGCGCGCGGGCTTTCGCATGACCCGTGTGGTGGCAACCGCCTCGCCATACAGCCTGGTCGAGGGCATCGCGGTGTGA